Proteins encoded within one genomic window of Polaribacter sp. NJDZ03:
- the metK gene encoding methionine adenosyltransferase yields MSYLFTSESVSEGHPDKIADQISDALIDNFLAFDKSSKVACETMVTTGQVFLAGEVKSKTYLDVQKIARDVINKIGYTKGAYMFDGNSCGVLSAIHEQSPDINQGVDRSNPEEQGAGDQGMMFGYATDETENYMPLALELSHRLLIELAALRRENKDIPYLRPDAKSQVTIEYSDDNVPQRIDAIVISTQHDDFDKSDDVMLDKIKKDIVEILIPRVVAKLPAHLQKLFTDNITYHINPTGVFVIGGPHGDTGLTGRKIIVDTYGGKGAHGGGAFSGKDPSKVDRSGAYATRHIAKNLVAAGLCKEVLVQVSYAIGVAKPTSINVETYGTATVDLTDGEISKKVESLFDMRPYFIEKRLKLRSPIYSETAAYGHMGRTPEVKTVTFTNPMGETTSEEVETFTWEKLDYVDTIKEAFKL; encoded by the coding sequence ATGTCATATTTATTTACCTCAGAAAGTGTTTCTGAAGGACACCCAGACAAAATTGCCGATCAAATTTCTGATGCTTTAATCGATAACTTTTTAGCATTCGACAAATCTAGTAAAGTTGCTTGCGAGACCATGGTAACAACCGGTCAAGTATTTTTAGCAGGAGAAGTAAAATCTAAAACGTATTTAGATGTACAGAAAATTGCTAGAGATGTAATTAACAAAATTGGGTATACAAAAGGTGCCTATATGTTTGATGGAAACTCTTGTGGAGTTTTATCTGCAATCCACGAACAATCTCCAGATATTAACCAAGGTGTTGATAGATCAAACCCAGAAGAACAAGGTGCAGGAGACCAAGGAATGATGTTTGGTTATGCTACTGATGAAACGGAAAACTATATGCCTTTAGCATTAGAATTATCTCATAGATTGTTAATTGAATTAGCAGCTTTACGTAGAGAAAATAAAGACATTCCTTATTTACGTCCGGATGCTAAGAGTCAAGTAACTATTGAGTATTCTGATGATAATGTACCACAAAGAATAGATGCTATTGTAATTTCTACTCAGCATGATGATTTTGACAAGTCTGATGACGTAATGTTGGATAAAATCAAGAAAGATATTGTTGAAATTTTAATTCCTAGAGTTGTTGCAAAATTACCTGCGCATCTTCAGAAATTATTTACAGACAATATTACCTATCACATTAACCCAACAGGTGTTTTTGTAATTGGTGGACCTCACGGTGATACTGGTTTAACTGGTAGAAAAATTATTGTTGACACGTACGGAGGAAAAGGAGCTCATGGTGGTGGTGCTTTCTCTGGAAAAGATCCTTCTAAAGTTGATAGATCTGGAGCATATGCTACAAGACATATTGCTAAAAATTTAGTTGCTGCCGGACTTTGTAAAGAAGTTTTGGTACAAGTTTCTTATGCAATTGGTGTTGCAAAACCAACAAGTATAAATGTTGAAACGTATGGCACAGCTACTGTTGATTTAACTGATGGAGAAATCAGTAAAAAAGTAGAGTCTCTTTTTGATATGCGTCCTTATTTTATAGAAAAACGTTTAAAATTAAGAAGCCCTATTTATTCTGAAACTGCTGCTTATGGTCACATGGGTAGAACTCCAGAAGTTAAGACTGTTACATTTACAAACCCAATGGGAGAAACTACTTCTGAAGAAGTTGAAACTTTTACTTGGGAAAAATTAGATTACGTAGACACTATTAAAGAAGCTTTTAAGTTGTAA
- a CDS encoding SDR family NAD(P)-dependent oxidoreductase → MSKLEEKVAIITGATGGIGFAVAKRLGKDGYTVILNGIDDKAGAERLKELTTEGITAEYYGFDVTKEDEVTANITKIGEKYGKIDVLVNNAGGLGGRSRFEEMTTEFYRFVMALNLDSAFFASRAAIPFLKKSENASIINYTSNAAWNAGGPGAGIYGTSKAGVHAITRALAKDLAEYGIRVNAVSPGTIDTPFHAQIKSTKPEVFASWANNIMLGRLGQPEDVAGVVAFLASKEAAFITAETIQIGGGQALGI, encoded by the coding sequence ATGAGTAAATTAGAAGAAAAAGTAGCCATAATTACAGGAGCTACAGGTGGAATTGGTTTTGCAGTTGCAAAAAGATTAGGGAAAGATGGGTACACTGTAATTTTAAACGGTATCGATGATAAAGCTGGTGCAGAAAGACTTAAAGAATTAACGACAGAAGGTATTACTGCAGAGTATTACGGTTTTGATGTTACTAAAGAAGATGAGGTAACAGCAAACATCACCAAAATTGGTGAAAAGTATGGTAAGATAGATGTACTTGTAAACAATGCAGGTGGTTTAGGTGGAAGATCTAGATTTGAAGAAATGACAACAGAATTTTACAGATTTGTAATGGCTTTAAACCTTGATTCTGCATTTTTTGCATCTAGAGCAGCAATTCCTTTTTTAAAGAAAAGTGAAAATGCTTCAATTATTAACTATACTTCTAACGCTGCTTGGAATGCAGGTGGACCAGGAGCTGGTATCTACGGTACATCTAAAGCAGGAGTTCATGCAATTACTAGAGCATTAGCAAAAGATTTAGCAGAATACGGAATTAGAGTAAACGCAGTATCTCCGGGTACAATTGATACTCCTTTCCACGCTCAAATAAAATCTACTAAGCCAGAAGTTTTTGCTTCTTGGGCAAATAATATTATGTTAGGAAGATTAGGTCAACCAGAAGATGTTGCTGGTGTTGTTGCTTTTTTAGCAAGTAAAGAAGCTGCTTTTATTACAGCAGAAACTATTCAAATTGGTGGTGGACAAGCATTAGGTATCTAA
- a CDS encoding MFS transporter: MKIKGLRWWVVGLVALAAVINYIDRQAFGALWPDIANDLFPEMDKDGHKAIYGTISTVFILSYAGGQALFGKIFDWMGTRIGFALSIGVWSIATALHAFAQGMLSFSIFRSILGIAEAGNWPGAAKANAEWFPTKERALAQGIFNSGAAIGGIVAYPVIGLLSAYYDWKAIFIVVAVLGFLWLLPWLFIVKSDPKSHPWLSEDERKYILSGQENQDIDGDGNYDEGYTPTTGELLKRKESWGVIIASAAIDPIWWLFIVWIPIYLSEVFGLNIKEIAFSAWVPYVGAMVGAIFGGLLAKNRLTAGWSVDKTRKMTITLGCLIMIPCFFLLKAPGSAFNAVIIMAVLLFGFQVAIGNIQTIPSDLYSGKIVGTLSGFAGMAAKLGAAGLTLLVTFVTTGGNYTPAFLIGGTLAIIALTAVWVLIPKIEPLKSKN, from the coding sequence ATGAAAATAAAAGGATTACGCTGGTGGGTTGTAGGTCTTGTTGCTTTGGCAGCAGTTATAAATTATATTGATAGGCAAGCTTTTGGTGCTCTTTGGCCTGATATTGCAAATGATTTATTTCCAGAGATGGATAAAGATGGCCACAAGGCTATATACGGTACAATATCTACTGTCTTTATACTATCATATGCAGGAGGGCAAGCCCTTTTTGGTAAGATTTTTGACTGGATGGGAACTAGAATAGGTTTTGCCCTTTCTATTGGAGTTTGGTCTATTGCTACTGCTTTACATGCTTTTGCACAAGGAATGTTAAGTTTCTCAATCTTTAGGTCTATACTAGGAATTGCAGAAGCCGGAAATTGGCCCGGTGCAGCAAAAGCGAATGCAGAATGGTTTCCAACTAAAGAGCGAGCATTAGCTCAGGGAATTTTTAATTCAGGGGCAGCTATTGGAGGTATTGTAGCTTATCCAGTTATTGGTTTATTATCTGCTTATTATGATTGGAAAGCGATATTTATTGTTGTTGCAGTACTTGGTTTTTTATGGTTGTTGCCTTGGTTGTTTATTGTAAAGTCAGACCCAAAATCTCACCCTTGGTTGTCAGAAGATGAAAGAAAGTATATTCTATCTGGACAAGAAAATCAAGATATTGATGGAGATGGAAATTATGATGAAGGATATACTCCTACCACAGGAGAACTATTAAAACGTAAAGAGAGTTGGGGAGTAATAATTGCATCTGCTGCAATTGATCCTATCTGGTGGCTTTTTATTGTTTGGATTCCAATTTATCTGTCAGAAGTTTTTGGTCTAAACATTAAAGAAATTGCATTTTCTGCTTGGGTACCTTATGTTGGAGCTATGGTTGGAGCAATATTTGGAGGATTACTTGCCAAAAATAGACTTACAGCAGGATGGTCTGTAGATAAGACGAGAAAAATGACTATAACTTTAGGTTGTTTAATTATGATTCCTTGCTTCTTCTTATTAAAAGCACCTGGATCTGCATTTAATGCAGTAATTATTATGGCCGTTTTACTTTTCGGATTTCAAGTAGCAATCGGAAATATACAAACGATTCCTAGTGATCTTTATAGTGGGAAAATTGTTGGTACACTTTCAGGATTTGCGGGTATGGCTGCTAAACTTGGTGCAGCTGGACTTACTCTTTTAGTAACATTTGTAACTACTGGAGGTAATTATACACCTGCATTTTTAATAGGTGGAACATTAGCTATAATTGCATTAACAGCTGTTTGGGTATTAATACCCAAAATAGAGCCATTAAAATCAAAAAATTAA